The following is a genomic window from Brevinematales bacterium.
AAAAGTCTTATCGAGCGGGAATGCCGGCTTATAGACGCGTTTATTGGATAACGCGTCGAAAACGTCCGCGAGAGCGGTGATACGCCCTGATAACGGGATATTTTCGCCCTTGAGCGAATTCGGATACCCGGTCCCGTCCCACTTTTCATGGTGGGATATCGCGAGCTCGAGCGCGAGCTTCATAATATCGTTATCCGCGTTGACCAGTATTTTTCCGCCGATGAGGGTGTGCTGCTTCATTATTTCGTACTCTTCTTCGGTAAGACGGCCTGGCTTCTTCAGGATATTATCCGGGATACCGATTTTCCCTACATCGTGCAAAGGGCTCGCGTACTTGATGTTTTTCACATATTCCTCGTCCAAGCCGAATGCGCGCGCTAGGAGTTCGCAGTAGAAGCTGACCCGTTGAACATGAAATCCCGTCTCGTTATCGCGGAATTCGTTAGCGGCGGATAACCGCATAATCGAGTCATAGTGAGCCTTCAGCAGGTCGTCCTGGAGCTTCACATTTTCGAGCGCGACCGCCGCTTGTGCTCCGAGGGAAATCGTGATTTCTTCGTCATATTTTTTATAGGTGGATAGCTTATTCTTATTGGTCAACTTGTTGATGAGCTGGAGAATGCCTACGACCGAACCCTCGCGGTTGATAAGAGGCACGGTCAGCATAGCCTTGGAACGGTACTGGTTGATCTCGTCGAACGATTTATTGAACGAGTAGGGCTTACCGTCGATCTTATAAACATCTTTAATATTTACGATCTTTCCGGTATATGCCGCGAAGCCTGAGATACTTTTTTTGGAAATAGCGACCGTAAATGCCTTAATCGTCGACTCGAATACCTTTTTCCCCATCCGGCGTTCGAGGGTTTTATTGGATGTAATCACGAAGCGTAACAAATCCTTTTCCCGGAGATACAGGCTTGCAGCGTCGGAATGAGTGATATCCATGGCTGATTGAACGATGAGCTTGAGAAGCCGCTCGAGGTTGTGTTCACTGGTCAGGGACGTCATAACCTGAATAAGTTCTGTGATATCCTGTCGTGCCTTGATGCCGCCTTTCTTTTTCAAAAATGTACTCCGTAATTAGACTCTCTATTAATGTCGATATTTTCAGCCTAAATATTAAATTTATTGCTCGCGAATCCCCAGGAAAGACGAATTGAATGGGATTTCGATACGGGACGCGGTATACCCGGCATATTTACGTCCGACCCGGAAATATCCGGGATCGATGCCTCTTTCGCGGAGCATGAGTACGAGTAGAAAAATCCCGAGTCCGGAACCTTCTATTTGATTGGAGTGGTCATTGATGAAACTTACCAAGTCTTTATATTCCATTGCGAGACGGAAGCGTTCGCGGATACGGCTTTCCTCGATCGAGGAAAGTTCGCAGTTGTTAAGCACCTCGATCCGAATGCCGCTGTCCATCAACTGAAAAAGAATAATCAATTCATAGCTTTCGTTTATCAGCGTATTCTCGATTTCTTCGGAGGTATGGGCGGAGAGAAAATCCCTGAAGAGCTTCATCCCGTATGCGTAATGATCCAGATTGTCCAGATCGAGAGAGTTACTTTTAAAAATCACCCGTTTCAGATTAGCCTTGATACCGTTGATAATGATTTCCTTAACGCCGTTATAAAGCATGCTATTGTAATCGGTGCGTCCGGCGGCTTTAAGAATTTCATCGATTATCGTTTTTATTCTATATATAACGCCGTCGTTGTAAAAATACAATTTGATACCGAGATTATCGTTCTGAGAAATATGTTCTATAATCGGTTGAAGTTCTGTGTCGGCCTTCAGGATAAAAGTTTCGGTATCAAATATTTCCGTCATTGCGGAGTGTTTGGCGAGAGAGAGTTTTCGATTCTCTGCAAATTACTGAGCGCATAGGGGTGCGACGGATCGAGCTTCAGGGCTTTTTTAAAGAATACCGCGGCCATTTCATGATCCTGACGCGCCTCGAACGAAACCCCAAGATTGTTATAATAACGTCCCTTCGCGACATTGTTCTCGTTACCGACAAAGAAGATAGCGGCCTTAAACGCGACCTCGGCCTGATGGTAGTTTTCCATTTTCAGAAGGGTCAATCCCATCCGGTTATAGAGCCCGGACGAAATAGGGGATATCTTCAAAGCCATCTGGTAGTATGAAAGGGATTTGGAAAAGTCCCCTTTATCTTTATAAGTGTCCCCGATAATGGCATATAGTTCAGGGTCGTCTCCAAGGTACTGAATAGCTTTGAGCGCGATTTTTATAAGGCTGTCTTCTTTTCCGGAAGTCTTATACAGCTTAATAAGCCCCCAGTACGCCTGCGCGTTCTTAGGGTTCGCGTCAATTGCGTCGAGATATTGTTTTTCTAATGAAGCCGGCTTAGTCTGAGTCGGCCCCGGTAATTCCGTACCCTGCTGAGCAAAAATCGCCCCTAAACCTACTAATAAGATTAAAAGGGTGTATATTTTTTTCATTTGTCCTCCTTTTCATGATAAAATATTAGTTTTATTTCATTTCCCTTTTCATTAAAACCCACTTCATGCACAACATTCTTTATTAAAAAGAGTCCTTTATTAAGGCTATCGTTGTAGATATTCTGATCGATAACTTTTAAAAACTCCTTATAATCGAAACCGTTGCCCTCGTCCTTGATATGGAATTCGAATTTCTCAGAAGAATAAATATACTTAATTGTAACTTTTCTATTCGCGAATTGGGGAAGTTTCAATTTCTCCATTTTCTCTTTGATAAAGGAATCAAGTACTTCCACTTTATTTTCGCGGGAGATTTCTTTCTTCAGGTCAAGGTTCCCATGCTCGATCGCATTGCTCAGTGCCTCGTAAAGCCCCATAGTCATATTATCGACAGATAATTTAGCGCTCCCAAGTTCTTTTAACTCGGATACGAGATAGTTAACGATCATCTCAAGATTACTGTTCAGGTCTCTGGTAGATATAACCAGTTCTTTATCGATATGAACCAGATAGGGTTTCATTTTCACCGGGACGCTTCTCGTAATAATCAATTCTTCCGCTTTCTTGATCGTGGCGATTAATTCCACAATGCTGATAGGCTTTTTTATAAAGTTTAATGCGCCCATTTTCATACATTCTATTGCGCTGTCAAGTGTCCCATATCCGCTCATGATGACGAATATTATCTCGGGTTTGACGCTCTTCGCGAGTTTCATCAGCGTCAGCCCGTCCATCTCCGGCATTTTTATATCAGTCAGCACAATATCATATTTACCGCTCTGGATCTTACTCAGGGCTTCTTTACCGTTGCATGCGGTATCGCTTTCATAATTATTCATTCCGAGGAAACGCTGAACCATATTACAAATAGGGGGTTCGTCGTCTACAATCAGAACTTTCAGCTTGTCCATATTAAGTCTCCTTTATTGTAAGCCCTTAGCGAGATGATTTCATTAACGCTACATATTATAAAAGAATATTAAATATTGTCAAATCAGTAGAAGAATAAGGTTTAGCATTCATTCAAGACAATGTTACAATACAGACGCATGAGTTGCCGGAACCGCCCTAATCGTTATTTGACGAAAAAGCTATAATCCGGTATAATATTCCCGTGCTTCACCTTTTCGAAATATCCGTTCTTTTTATCAAAAATGGGGCTATAGCTCAGCGG
Proteins encoded in this region:
- a CDS encoding HD domain-containing protein, which translates into the protein MKKKGGIKARQDITELIQVMTSLTSEHNLERLLKLIVQSAMDITHSDAASLYLREKDLLRFVITSNKTLERRMGKKVFESTIKAFTVAISKKSISGFAAYTGKIVNIKDVYKIDGKPYSFNKSFDEINQYRSKAMLTVPLINREGSVVGILQLINKLTNKNKLSTYKKYDEEITISLGAQAAVALENVKLQDDLLKAHYDSIMRLSAANEFRDNETGFHVQRVSFYCELLARAFGLDEEYVKNIKYASPLHDVGKIGIPDNILKKPGRLTEEEYEIMKQHTLIGGKILVNADNDIMKLALELAISHHEKWDGTGYPNSLKGENIPLSGRITALADVFDALSNKRVYKPAFPLDKTFAIIEEQAGIHFDPQLAKVFLTIKDQVAEVYDRLKDSD
- a CDS encoding tetratricopeptide repeat protein, translated to MKKIYTLLILLVGLGAIFAQQGTELPGPTQTKPASLEKQYLDAIDANPKNAQAYWGLIKLYKTSGKEDSLIKIALKAIQYLGDDPELYAIIGDTYKDKGDFSKSLSYYQMALKISPISSGLYNRMGLTLLKMENYHQAEVAFKAAIFFVGNENNVAKGRYYNNLGVSFEARQDHEMAAVFFKKALKLDPSHPYALSNLQRIENSLSPNTPQ
- a CDS encoding response regulator, coding for MDKLKVLIVDDEPPICNMVQRFLGMNNYESDTACNGKEALSKIQSGKYDIVLTDIKMPEMDGLTLMKLAKSVKPEIIFVIMSGYGTLDSAIECMKMGALNFIKKPISIVELIATIKKAEELIITRSVPVKMKPYLVHIDKELVISTRDLNSNLEMIVNYLVSELKELGSAKLSVDNMTMGLYEALSNAIEHGNLDLKKEISRENKVEVLDSFIKEKMEKLKLPQFANRKVTIKYIYSSEKFEFHIKDEGNGFDYKEFLKVIDQNIYNDSLNKGLFLIKNVVHEVGFNEKGNEIKLIFYHEKEDK